One genomic region from Pseudomonas sp. R5-89-07 encodes:
- a CDS encoding preQ0 transporter, with product MFFLIAYISSVVLINFAFSTAPHLDVIWSAWGGLVFILRDMVQTRFGHGAIIAMLAALVLSYITSDPSIALASATAFAVSECIDWLVFSITRRPLHDRLWISSALSIPLDTFIFFGLIGALTPAVAGTALVSKFAGVTVVWLVMAWRIRRRAIAN from the coding sequence ATGTTTTTCCTGATCGCCTACATCAGCAGCGTCGTGCTGATCAACTTCGCCTTTTCCACCGCCCCCCACCTGGACGTCATCTGGTCTGCCTGGGGCGGCCTGGTATTCATCCTGCGCGACATGGTGCAAACCCGCTTCGGTCACGGCGCGATCATCGCCATGCTGGCGGCGCTGGTGCTGTCGTATATCACTTCCGACCCGTCCATCGCCCTGGCCAGCGCCACGGCCTTTGCGGTGTCCGAATGCATCGACTGGCTGGTGTTCAGCATCACCCGGCGCCCGCTGCACGATCGCCTGTGGATAAGTTCGGCGCTGAGCATTCCCCTGGATACCTTTATCTTTTTCGGCCTGATCGGTGCGCTGACGCCGGCCGTGGCGGGCACTGCGCTGGTGTCGAAATTCGCCGGTGTCACCGTGGTGTGGCTGGTCATGGCCTGGCGCATCCGCCGGCGCGCCATCGCCAACTGA
- a CDS encoding DUF1289 domain-containing protein yields the protein MSAVERPVASPCVSICALDDDDICTGCQRTVEEITRWSRMDNAERRVVLGLCHERAVASGLVWMTPKRSGG from the coding sequence ATGAGTGCGGTTGAACGCCCCGTTGCCTCGCCTTGCGTGAGCATTTGCGCGCTGGATGATGACGATATCTGCACCGGGTGCCAGCGTACCGTGGAGGAGATTACGCGCTGGAGCCGCATGGACAACGCCGAGCGTCGGGTGGTGTTGGGGTTGTGTCATGAGCGGGCGGTGGCGAGTGGGTTGGTGTGGATGACGCCCAAGCGCTCGGGTGGCTGA
- a CDS encoding gamma carbonic anhydrase family protein, protein MKYRLGDASVETHPHSWVAPNATLVGKVKLEEGANVWFNAVLRGDNELILIGKNSNVQDGSVMHTDMGYPLTLGTGVTIGHNAMLHGCTVDDYSLIGINAVILNGAKIGKHCIIGANSLIGEGKEIPDGSLVMGSPGKVVRELTEAQKRMLEASAAHYVHNAQRYARDLVEQAE, encoded by the coding sequence ATGAAATACCGCCTGGGCGATGCCAGCGTCGAGACCCATCCACACAGCTGGGTGGCACCCAATGCCACGCTGGTGGGCAAGGTAAAGCTGGAGGAGGGCGCCAACGTGTGGTTCAACGCGGTGTTGCGTGGCGACAACGAGCTGATCCTGATCGGCAAGAACAGCAACGTGCAGGACGGCAGCGTGATGCACACCGACATGGGCTACCCACTGACCCTCGGCACCGGCGTGACCATCGGCCATAACGCCATGCTGCATGGCTGCACCGTCGACGACTACAGCCTGATCGGCATCAATGCGGTGATCCTCAATGGCGCCAAGATCGGCAAGCATTGCATCATCGGCGCCAACTCGCTGATCGGCGAAGGCAAGGAAATTCCCGACGGCTCGCTGGTGATGGGCTCGCCGGGCAAGGTGGTGCGCGAGCTGACCGAAGCGCAGAAGCGCATGCTGGAAGCCAGCGCCGCGCACTATGTGCATAACGCGCAGCGGTACGCGCGGGACCTGGTCGAGCAGGCAGAATGA
- a CDS encoding CoA pyrophosphatase has product MLDELLRRVSNHTPHTLETDGRFPEAAVLVPITRSDEPELILTLRASGLSTHGGEVAFPGGRRDPEDPDLIFTALREAEEEIGLPPGLVEVIGPLSPLISLHGIRVTPYVGVIPDYVEYLANDAEIAAVFSVPLDFFRQDPREHTHRIDYQGRSWYVPSYRFGEYKIWGLTAIMIVELINLLYDDAQISLHQPPKSFINI; this is encoded by the coding sequence ATGCTGGACGAGCTACTTCGCCGGGTAAGCAATCACACCCCTCATACCCTGGAGACCGACGGGCGTTTTCCCGAGGCCGCGGTGCTGGTACCGATTACCCGCAGTGACGAACCCGAGCTGATCCTGACCCTGCGCGCCAGCGGCCTGTCGACCCATGGTGGCGAAGTGGCCTTTCCCGGCGGGCGCCGTGACCCCGAAGACCCGGACCTGATCTTTACCGCCCTGCGCGAAGCCGAAGAAGAAATCGGCCTGCCGCCTGGGTTGGTCGAAGTGATCGGGCCGCTGAGCCCGCTGATCTCCCTGCACGGCATCCGCGTCACGCCGTACGTGGGCGTGATCCCCGATTACGTCGAATACCTGGCCAACGACGCCGAAATTGCCGCTGTGTTCAGCGTCCCGCTGGATTTCTTCCGCCAGGACCCCCGCGAGCACACCCATCGCATCGACTACCAGGGCCGCAGTTGGTATGTGCCCAGTTATCGGTTCGGCGAATACAAGATCTGGGGCCTGACCGCAATCATGATCGTCGAGCTGATCAACCTGCTCTATGACGATGCGCAGATCAGCCTGCACCAGCCACCCAAGAGCTTCATCAATATCTAA
- a CDS encoding NUDIX hydrolase: protein MNFCSQCGKPVTQRIPEGDARLRYVCDHCSTIHYQNPNIVAGTVPVWGDKVLLCRRAIEPRLGYWTLPAGFMENGETVEQAAMRETLEEACARVRNLSIYTLINVPHISQVHIFYRAELIDLDFAAGIESLEVKLFAEADIPWSELAFRTVGRTLECFFADRRQQLFPVRSESVPPLSKPAQ, encoded by the coding sequence ATGAACTTCTGCAGCCAGTGCGGTAAACCGGTTACCCAACGCATTCCCGAAGGCGACGCACGCCTGCGCTATGTCTGCGACCACTGCTCGACCATTCATTATCAGAACCCCAATATCGTCGCGGGTACCGTACCGGTGTGGGGCGACAAGGTGCTGCTGTGCCGCCGCGCCATCGAGCCGCGCCTGGGTTACTGGACCCTGCCCGCAGGCTTTATGGAGAACGGCGAAACCGTGGAACAGGCCGCCATGCGCGAGACGCTGGAAGAAGCCTGCGCCCGCGTGCGCAACCTGAGCATCTATACCCTGATCAATGTGCCGCACATCAGCCAGGTGCATATCTTCTATCGCGCCGAACTGATCGACCTGGACTTCGCCGCCGGCATCGAAAGCCTGGAAGTGAAGCTGTTCGCTGAAGCCGATATCCCTTGGTCCGAGCTGGCTTTCCGCACGGTCGGGCGTACCTTAGAATGCTTCTTCGCCGACCGCCGGCAACAGCTGTTCCCGGTACGCAGCGAGTCCGTGCCACCGCTGTCCAAGCCCGCCCAATAA
- a CDS encoding murein L,D-transpeptidase family protein yields the protein MRWLLALICLSFAALSSASTVETLGGKPVEKVLVLKSAHQLQLINDGKPLKTYRISLGKNPKGHKLFEGDRRTPEGLYWIDWRKTSERFNLAMHISYPNISDAARARREGVKPGSMIMIHGTPDTEEYPEQWFHTLDWTDGCIGMRNVDMREVWSLVKDGTLIEIRP from the coding sequence ATGCGTTGGTTGCTTGCTCTGATCTGCCTGTCGTTCGCTGCCCTGTCCTCGGCCTCCACGGTGGAAACACTCGGCGGCAAACCCGTCGAAAAGGTCTTGGTGCTCAAATCCGCCCACCAGTTGCAGCTGATCAACGACGGCAAGCCCCTCAAGACCTATCGCATTTCCCTGGGTAAAAACCCCAAAGGCCACAAGCTGTTCGAGGGCGATCGCCGCACGCCTGAAGGCTTGTACTGGATCGACTGGCGCAAGACCAGCGAGCGCTTCAACCTGGCCATGCACATTTCCTACCCCAACATCAGTGATGCCGCCCGTGCCCGCCGCGAAGGGGTGAAACCGGGCAGCATGATCATGATCCACGGCACCCCCGACACCGAGGAATACCCGGAACAGTGGTTCCACACCCTGGACTGGACCGACGGCTGCATTGGCATGCGCAACGTGGACATGCGTGAGGTCTGGAGCCTGGTCAAGGATGGCACGCTGATCGAGATTCGGCCCTGA
- a CDS encoding GntR family transcriptional regulator: MNPILALRPDDKQSTPLYLQLARKLEAAIHAGQWTSEQALPSERALSEQLSISRVTARKALEVLFEQGLIRRSQGSGTFITPRLEQPLSRLSGFSEMLRLKGFVPGSQWLERDITPPTHEELIRLCLSTNDKVARLKRLRKADDTVMAIEMTAVPASVLPQPQALGSSLYEYFESIGKPIVRALQHVQAINASDEFAKLVGIAPGTAMLLMTRVGYTIDNTPIEITDTYCRNDYYDFVAELRR; encoded by the coding sequence ATGAATCCCATCCTGGCCTTGCGCCCCGACGACAAACAATCCACGCCGCTGTACCTGCAATTGGCGCGCAAGCTCGAAGCGGCGATCCATGCCGGCCAGTGGACGTCCGAGCAAGCCCTGCCCTCGGAACGCGCGCTCAGCGAGCAGCTGAGCATTTCTCGGGTGACTGCCCGCAAAGCGCTGGAAGTCCTGTTCGAGCAAGGCCTTATCCGTCGCAGCCAGGGCTCCGGCACCTTTATCACGCCACGCCTGGAGCAGCCGCTGTCGCGCTTGTCGGGGTTCAGCGAGATGCTGCGTCTGAAGGGCTTTGTGCCGGGCTCCCAGTGGCTGGAGCGCGACATCACCCCGCCCACCCATGAAGAATTGATCCGCCTGTGCCTGTCGACCAATGACAAAGTGGCGCGCCTCAAGCGCCTGCGCAAAGCCGACGACACGGTCATGGCCATTGAAATGACCGCTGTCCCCGCCTCGGTGCTGCCACAGCCCCAGGCCCTGGGCAGCTCGCTGTACGAATACTTCGAAAGCATCGGCAAGCCCATCGTCCGCGCGCTCCAGCATGTACAGGCGATCAACGCGTCGGATGAGTTCGCCAAGCTGGTGGGCATTGCCCCCGGCACCGCCATGCTGCTGATGACCCGGGTCGGCTACACAATCGATAACACCCCCATAGAAATCACCGACACCTATTGCCGCAACGACTACTACGACTTTGTCGCAGAGCTGCGTAGGTAA
- the nagA gene encoding N-acetylglucosamine-6-phosphate deacetylase: MSEDNILTPSGWMRGRLVHAHGKVVAIEGTPCDPADNNLPYLLPGFIDLHVHGGGGKDIMEGVEAFETITRTHVRFGTTSLLATTMTAPVDEISRVLGQLGTFCEQRPTGSARVLGVHLEGPYINPGKLGAQPNFAHTALMAEVEAYLRLAPIRVITIAPEIAGHDGLIRALSERGVRMQIGHTLGSYEEGVAALAAGATSFTHLYNAMSPLHHREPGIVGAALAHAQYAELIPDLLHVHPGAMRVALRSIPCLYCVTDSTAAAGMPDGEYKLGSHTVTKCLGGVRLADGTLAGSTLTMDQALRNLVKIGLPISEASQRLSQFPANYLGLEERGRLQPGSFADCVRLDRYLTLTDVMVEGETIDFKNA, from the coding sequence ATGTCCGAAGACAATATCCTCACGCCCAGCGGCTGGATGCGCGGCCGCCTGGTGCACGCGCACGGCAAGGTCGTCGCCATCGAAGGCACGCCTTGCGATCCGGCCGACAACAACCTGCCCTACCTGCTGCCGGGCTTTATCGACCTGCATGTGCATGGCGGCGGCGGCAAAGACATCATGGAAGGCGTCGAAGCCTTCGAGACCATCACCCGCACCCATGTGCGCTTTGGCACCACCTCGCTGTTGGCCACCACCATGACGGCTCCGGTGGATGAAATCTCCCGCGTGCTCGGCCAGCTCGGCACCTTCTGCGAGCAGCGTCCTACCGGCAGTGCCCGCGTGCTCGGCGTACACCTGGAAGGCCCTTACATCAATCCTGGAAAACTCGGCGCCCAACCCAACTTCGCCCACACCGCATTGATGGCCGAAGTCGAAGCCTACCTGCGCCTGGCGCCGATCCGGGTGATCACCATCGCCCCGGAAATTGCCGGCCACGACGGCCTGATCCGCGCCCTCAGCGAACGCGGCGTGCGCATGCAGATCGGCCACACCCTGGGCAGCTATGAAGAAGGCGTGGCCGCCCTCGCCGCCGGCGCCACCAGCTTTACCCATTTGTACAACGCCATGAGCCCGCTGCATCACCGCGAGCCGGGCATCGTCGGCGCCGCGCTGGCCCACGCCCAGTACGCCGAATTGATCCCCGACCTGCTGCACGTGCACCCCGGCGCCATGCGCGTGGCGCTGCGCTCGATCCCGTGCCTGTATTGCGTCACCGATTCCACTGCCGCCGCCGGCATGCCCGATGGCGAATACAAGCTGGGCAGCCACACCGTGACCAAATGCCTGGGTGGCGTACGCCTGGCTGACGGCACCCTGGCCGGCAGCACCCTGACCATGGACCAGGCGCTACGCAACCTGGTGAAGATCGGCCTGCCAATCAGCGAAGCCTCACAACGCCTGTCGCAATTTCCTGCGAATTACCTGGGCCTGGAAGAACGCGGCCGCCTGCAACCCGGCAGCTTTGCCGACTGCGTGCGCCTGGACCGCTACCTGACACTCACCGACGTAATGGTCGAAGGAGAAACCATTGACTTCAAAAATGCTTGA
- a CDS encoding SIS domain-containing protein, with the protein MTSKMLEEALASCDAVSAQLQRLEPMLEEVAGRLRRQPPQVAMTVARGSSDHAASYFAYLAMQHVGIPVASLPMSVVTLLQAPLKVSGQVAFGFSQSGQSPDLVNSLRLLRKRGALSISMVNAEESPLEAACEFHVPLCAGPELSVAATKSFIATLSASALLVGHWNQEADLLHACQALPEGLRDAAKQDWRTAIEALKDSQRLMVIGRGAGFAIAQEAALKLKETSAIQAEAFSSAEVRHGPMALIDEDYPLLVFAPRGAEQAGLLTLAADMRQRGARVLLAAPDDIAERDLTLSRAEHPSLDPILAIQSFYVMAAGLAVARGMNPDQPRHLSKVTRTH; encoded by the coding sequence TTGACTTCAAAAATGCTTGAAGAGGCCCTGGCCTCCTGTGATGCCGTCTCCGCGCAACTGCAACGCCTGGAGCCGATGCTGGAAGAAGTCGCCGGTCGCCTGCGCCGCCAGCCGCCACAAGTGGCGATGACCGTCGCCCGTGGCAGCTCGGACCATGCCGCCAGCTACTTCGCCTACCTGGCCATGCAGCACGTGGGGATACCAGTGGCGTCGCTGCCGATGTCGGTGGTGACGTTGCTGCAGGCACCGTTGAAGGTCAGCGGCCAGGTCGCGTTTGGCTTCTCCCAGTCGGGACAGAGCCCGGACCTGGTCAACAGCCTGCGCCTGCTGCGCAAGCGCGGGGCCTTGAGCATCTCGATGGTCAACGCCGAAGAATCGCCGCTGGAAGCTGCCTGCGAGTTTCACGTGCCGCTGTGCGCCGGGCCGGAACTGAGCGTGGCCGCCACCAAGAGCTTTATCGCCACCCTCAGCGCCAGCGCGTTGCTGGTCGGCCACTGGAACCAGGAAGCCGACCTGCTGCACGCCTGCCAGGCGCTGCCCGAGGGCCTGCGCGACGCCGCTAAACAGGACTGGCGTACCGCCATCGAGGCCCTCAAAGACAGCCAGCGCCTGATGGTGATCGGCCGTGGCGCCGGTTTTGCCATCGCCCAGGAAGCCGCGCTCAAACTCAAGGAAACCTCGGCGATCCAGGCCGAAGCCTTCAGCAGCGCCGAAGTGCGCCACGGGCCGATGGCCTTGATCGATGAAGACTACCCGTTGCTGGTATTCGCCCCACGCGGCGCCGAACAGGCCGGCCTGCTGACCCTGGCCGCCGATATGCGCCAGCGCGGCGCCCGCGTGCTGCTGGCCGCGCCGGACGATATCGCCGAACGCGACCTGACCTTAAGCCGCGCCGAACACCCGAGCCTCGACCCGATCCTGGCCATCCAGAGTTTCTATGTGATGGCCGCAGGCCTGGCGGTTGCGCGGGGCATGAACCCCGACCAGCCGCGTCACCTGAGCAAAGTCACTCGCACTCACTGA
- the ptsP gene encoding phosphoenolpyruvate--protein phosphotransferase: MSNNNNRLTLSAPLSGPVLALGSVPDEVFASGAMGDGIAIDPLNDCLHAPCDGVVIHVARTGHALTLRADNGAEILMHIGIDTVELNGEGFALLVKESARVSQGQALVQFDLDRIARQCKSLVSLIILTNSDRFELSPCPLGTVKVGAPLMQVALRSTAPVHVAVDNSSAEASASVNITHRGGLHARPAALIRKTAQGFSSQSHLHFGDRSAACDSLIGLMGLGIGEGDEVRVSCRGSDADAALHALIAALSIAVSEEHHTRVVAAVPRRASVEADVLQGVCAAPGLVCGPLFRLTGVELPEDTGNHSASEQTQRLDAALEQVRGEIRSTLDHARQRKHVDEEEIFAAHLALLEDPALLQAAAGAIAQGSAATHAWRDAIQAQCAVLLALGKPLFAERANDLRDLQQRVLRALLGEAWHFELPAGSIVSAHELTPSDLLQLSEQQAVGICMAEGGATSHVAILARGKGLPCVVALGAEVLDVPQGQRVVLDAVNGRLELAPSDARHAQVHQIRDAQKVRRQQQQAQAQLPACTTDGVSIEIAANVASSAEAQLAFENGADGVGLLRTEFLFVDRRTAPDEQEQRQAYQAVLDAMGEKSVIIRTIDVGGDKQLDYLPLPVEANPVLGLRGIRMAQVRPELLDQQLRALLQVSPLQRCRILLPMVSEVDELLQIRQRLEQLCEELGLTQRPELGVMIEVPAAALMAEQLAEHADFLSIGTNDLSQYTLAMDRDHAGLAARVDALHPALLRLIAQTCDGAAKHGRWVGVCGALASDPLATPVLVGLGVSELSVSPPQIGEIKDRVRHLDAAQCRQLSQGLLNLSSAKAVRQACQHHWPLS, translated from the coding sequence ATGTCCAACAACAATAACCGACTCACCCTAAGCGCCCCCTTGAGTGGTCCGGTGCTGGCCCTGGGCAGTGTCCCAGACGAAGTGTTCGCCAGCGGCGCCATGGGCGACGGTATTGCCATCGACCCGTTGAACGATTGCCTGCACGCGCCCTGTGATGGGGTGGTCATCCACGTCGCCCGCACCGGGCATGCGCTGACCCTGCGTGCCGACAACGGCGCGGAGATACTGATGCACATCGGTATCGACACCGTTGAACTCAATGGCGAAGGCTTTGCCTTGCTGGTCAAGGAAAGCGCTCGGGTGAGCCAGGGCCAGGCGCTGGTGCAATTCGATCTGGACCGCATTGCGCGCCAGTGCAAGAGCCTGGTGAGCCTGATCATTCTGACCAACAGCGACCGTTTTGAACTGAGCCCCTGCCCGCTCGGCACGGTCAAGGTCGGCGCGCCGTTGATGCAAGTGGCGTTGCGTTCCACCGCCCCCGTTCACGTGGCTGTGGATAACTCCAGTGCCGAAGCCAGCGCCAGCGTAAACATCACCCACCGCGGCGGTTTGCATGCGCGCCCCGCTGCGCTGATCCGCAAGACAGCCCAGGGTTTCAGCAGCCAGTCGCACCTGCACTTCGGTGACAGGTCGGCAGCCTGTGACAGCCTGATTGGCTTGATGGGATTGGGTATTGGCGAAGGTGACGAGGTGCGCGTCAGCTGCCGTGGCAGCGATGCCGATGCTGCCTTGCACGCATTGATCGCGGCGCTGTCCATTGCGGTCAGCGAAGAACATCACACTCGCGTAGTGGCTGCTGTACCACGTCGCGCCAGTGTGGAGGCCGATGTGTTGCAAGGCGTTTGTGCAGCGCCCGGCCTGGTGTGTGGCCCGTTGTTCCGCTTGACTGGCGTCGAGCTGCCCGAAGACACCGGCAACCATTCGGCCAGCGAGCAAACGCAGCGTCTGGACGCGGCACTGGAGCAGGTGCGCGGCGAGATCCGCAGCACCCTGGACCACGCCCGCCAACGCAAGCACGTCGACGAAGAAGAGATCTTCGCCGCCCACCTCGCCCTGCTGGAAGACCCAGCCCTGCTGCAAGCGGCTGCCGGCGCCATTGCCCAGGGCAGCGCCGCCACCCACGCCTGGCGTGACGCGATCCAAGCCCAGTGCGCGGTATTGCTGGCGCTGGGCAAGCCCTTGTTTGCCGAACGCGCCAACGATCTGCGCGACCTGCAACAGCGCGTACTGCGGGCGCTGCTCGGCGAAGCCTGGCACTTCGAATTGCCCGCCGGCTCGATTGTCAGCGCCCATGAACTCACCCCCTCCGACCTGCTGCAACTGAGCGAACAGCAGGCCGTGGGGATCTGCATGGCCGAAGGCGGCGCCACGTCCCACGTGGCCATTCTGGCGCGGGGTAAAGGCTTACCCTGTGTGGTGGCGCTGGGTGCCGAGGTGCTTGATGTGCCCCAGGGCCAGCGCGTGGTGCTGGACGCGGTCAATGGCCGCCTGGAACTGGCCCCCAGCGACGCGCGCCATGCCCAGGTGCATCAGATTCGCGACGCGCAGAAGGTGCGCCGCCAGCAGCAACAGGCCCAGGCCCAATTGCCGGCATGCACCACCGACGGCGTGAGCATTGAAATCGCCGCCAACGTCGCCTCCAGCGCCGAAGCCCAGCTCGCCTTTGAAAACGGTGCCGACGGTGTCGGCCTGCTGCGCACCGAATTTCTCTTCGTCGACCGCCGCACCGCGCCGGACGAACAGGAGCAGCGCCAGGCCTACCAAGCCGTGCTCGATGCCATGGGCGAAAAGTCCGTGATCATCCGCACCATCGACGTGGGCGGCGACAAGCAACTGGACTACCTGCCGCTGCCCGTCGAGGCCAACCCGGTGCTGGGCCTGCGCGGAATTCGCATGGCCCAGGTGCGCCCGGAACTGCTCGACCAGCAATTGCGCGCCCTGCTGCAGGTCAGCCCGCTGCAGCGTTGCCGCATCCTGCTGCCGATGGTCAGCGAAGTGGATGAACTGCTGCAGATCCGCCAGCGCCTGGAGCAATTGTGCGAAGAGCTGGGGCTGACCCAGCGCCCCGAACTGGGGGTGATGATCGAAGTGCCCGCTGCCGCGCTGATGGCGGAGCAATTGGCCGAGCATGCGGACTTCCTGTCCATCGGCACCAATGACCTGTCCCAGTACACCCTGGCCATGGACCGCGACCACGCCGGCCTCGCTGCCCGGGTCGATGCGCTGCACCCGGCCTTGCTGCGGCTGATCGCCCAGACCTGCGACGGAGCGGCAAAACACGGGCGCTGGGTCGGCGTGTGTGGCGCCCTCGCTTCCGACCCCCTGGCCACGCCCGTGCTGGTCGGCCTGGGCGTCAGCGAGCTGTCGGTGAGCCCGCCGCAGATCGGCGAAATCAAGGACCGCGTCCGCCACCTGGACGCGGCGCAATGCCGGCAACTGAGCCAGGGCCTGCTCAACCTGAGCAGCGCCAAGGCCGTTCGCCAAGCCTGTCAACACCACTGGCCGCTGAGCTGA
- the nagE gene encoding N-acetylglucosamine-specific PTS transporter subunit IIBC → MYQHFIEGLQRLGRALMLPIAILPIAGLLLRLGDTDLLNIAVMHDAGQAIFANLALIFAIGIAVGFARDNNGTAGLAGAIGYLVMISTLKVMDTSINMGMLAGIASGLMAGGLYNRFKDIKLPEYLAFFGGRRFVPIVTGFSAVGLGVIFGLIWPPIQHGINSFGVLLMESGSLGAFVFGVFNRLLIVTGLHHILNNMAWFVFGSFTDPATGAVVTGDLTRYFAGDPKGGQFMTGMFPVMLFGLPAACLAMYRNALPERRKVMGGIFLSMALTSFLTGVTEPIEFAFMFLAPFLYLIHAVLTGLSMAVTNMLNIHLGFTFSGGFIDMVLGWGKSTNGWLVFPVGLAYALIYYSVFTYCIRRFNLKTPGREDIQVVQAEVMTDNQRATAYIQALGGAQNLLSVGACTTRLRLDMVDRNKAIDSELKALGAMAVVRPGNGGSLQVVVGPMADSIADEIRLAMPSFVATAPAAVAPVDKPVAVDVQEAGKWLSALGGRANVRQLEAVAMTRLRVELADDSGLSEADLTALGCQGVSQLDSGVWHLLIGDTAAGLGEALERLVSGREVSARV, encoded by the coding sequence ATGTACCAACATTTCATCGAAGGCCTGCAACGCCTGGGCCGCGCCCTGATGCTGCCGATTGCGATCCTGCCGATCGCCGGCCTGTTGCTGCGGCTGGGCGACACCGATTTGCTCAACATCGCGGTGATGCACGACGCCGGGCAGGCCATCTTCGCCAACCTGGCGCTGATCTTCGCCATCGGCATCGCCGTCGGCTTTGCCCGCGACAATAACGGCACGGCCGGCCTGGCCGGGGCGATTGGCTACCTGGTGATGATCTCCACGCTCAAGGTGATGGACACCTCCATCAACATGGGCATGCTCGCCGGTATCGCCAGCGGCCTGATGGCCGGCGGGCTGTACAACCGCTTCAAGGACATCAAACTGCCGGAATACCTGGCGTTCTTCGGCGGGCGGCGCTTCGTGCCGATTGTCACAGGGTTTTCGGCGGTGGGCCTGGGCGTGATCTTTGGCCTGATCTGGCCACCGATCCAGCACGGCATCAACAGCTTCGGCGTGCTGCTGATGGAGAGCGGCAGCCTCGGCGCGTTCGTGTTTGGTGTGTTCAACCGCCTGCTGATCGTCACCGGCCTGCACCACATCCTCAACAACATGGCGTGGTTCGTGTTCGGCAGCTTTACCGACCCGGCGACGGGCGCAGTGGTCACCGGCGACCTGACCCGCTACTTCGCCGGCGATCCGAAAGGCGGCCAGTTCATGACCGGCATGTTCCCGGTGATGCTGTTCGGCCTGCCGGCCGCGTGCCTGGCCATGTACCGCAATGCCCTGCCGGAGCGGCGCAAAGTGATGGGCGGGATTTTCCTGTCGATGGCGCTGACCTCGTTCCTGACCGGGGTAACGGAGCCCATCGAATTCGCGTTCATGTTCCTCGCGCCCTTTTTGTACCTGATCCACGCGGTGCTCACCGGCCTGTCGATGGCCGTGACCAATATGCTCAATATCCACCTGGGCTTTACCTTCTCCGGCGGGTTCATCGACATGGTGCTCGGTTGGGGCAAGTCGACCAACGGCTGGCTGGTGTTCCCGGTTGGCCTGGCTTACGCGCTGATCTACTACTCGGTCTTCACCTACTGCATCCGCCGCTTCAACCTGAAGACGCCGGGTCGTGAAGATATCCAGGTGGTGCAGGCCGAGGTGATGACCGATAACCAGCGGGCTACGGCTTATATCCAGGCGTTGGGCGGTGCGCAAAATCTGCTGAGCGTCGGCGCCTGCACCACGCGTCTGCGCCTGGACATGGTGGATCGCAACAAGGCCATCGACAGTGAGTTGAAAGCATTGGGCGCCATGGCGGTGGTTCGCCCAGGCAATGGCGGAAGCCTGCAGGTGGTGGTCGGGCCGATGGCCGATAGCATTGCCGATGAGATCCGGCTGGCCATGCCTTCGTTTGTTGCCACTGCGCCAGCGGCGGTTGCGCCTGTGGATAAGCCGGTGGCGGTGGATGTGCAGGAGGCCGGGAAATGGCTGAGCGCGTTGGGTGGCCGCGCGAATGTGCGCCAGCTGGAAGCGGTGGCGATGACCCGCTTGCGGGTGGAGTTGGCGGATGACTCGGGGTTGTCCGAAGCGGACCTGACCGCACTGGGTTGCCAGGGTGTAAGCCAGCTCGACAGCGGGGTTTGGCACCTGTTGATTGGCGACACGGCGGCCGGGCTGGGTGAAGCACTGGAGCGGCTGGTCAGTGGCCGCGAGGTCAGCGCCAGGGTTTAG
- a CDS encoding NIF3 1, with protein MYKLAFFVPDSHVETVKTAVFAAGGGRIGDYDSCAWQVLGQGQFRALDGSQPFIGQVGQVEVVEEWKVELVVADELIVAVVAALKLSHPYETPAYEVWQLADF; from the coding sequence GTGTATAAGCTCGCCTTCTTCGTACCCGACAGCCACGTGGAGACGGTGAAAACCGCCGTCTTCGCTGCCGGCGGCGGGCGCATCGGCGACTACGACAGCTGCGCCTGGCAAGTGCTGGGCCAGGGCCAATTCCGCGCGCTGGACGGCAGCCAGCCGTTTATCGGGCAGGTGGGTCAGGTTGAAGTGGTCGAGGAGTGGAAGGTTGAGCTGGTGGTGGCGGATGAGTTGATCGTGGCTGTGGTGGCTGCGCTCAAACTCAGCCATCCGTACGAAACACCGGCGTATGAGGTGTGGCAGTTGGCGGATTTTTGA